A genome region from Gossypium hirsutum isolate 1008001.06 chromosome A04, Gossypium_hirsutum_v2.1, whole genome shotgun sequence includes the following:
- the LOC107917414 gene encoding uncharacterized protein has product MALDITGNNYLSWVLDAEIHLDAKGLGETIKEGNEESTQDKAKAMIFLRHHLHEGLKTEYLTIKDPQILWANLKEIYDHQKTVILPKARYEWLNLRLQDFKSVSDYNSAMFRITSQLNFCGEKITDAEMLEKTHSTFHANNVVLQTQYREKGFQKYSKLISFLLVAEQNNELLMKNHELRPTGFAPSPEANKWDRKNGNKEEKEKGENVTNVCYCCGGKGHWSCVCHTQKHLVDLYQQSIKQKGKKVETNLVYKNGEGDFDDGNATHLEVADFLSTPEGNY; this is encoded by the exons ATGGCTCTGGACATCACTGGAAATAACTATTTATCATGGGTACTAGATGCTGAAATTCACTTAGATGCAAAGGGTCTTGGTGAGACTATTAAGGAGGGAAATGAAGAAAGTACACAAGATAAGGCCAAGGCCATGATTTTCCTTCGCCATCACCTCCATGAAGGTCTAAAGACCGAATATTTGACTATTAAGGACCCTCAAATTCTTTGGGCCAATCTAAAGGAAATATATGACCACCAGAAAACTGTGATTTTGCCTAAAGCTCGTTATGAGTGGCTGAATTTAAGATTGCAAGACTTTAAGTCTGTTAGTGATTATAACTCGGCCATGTTCAGAATCACTTCACAATTGAATTTTTGTGGAGAAAAGATTACTGATGCAGAAATGTTAGAAAAAACACACTCAACTTTCCATGCAAATAATGTTGTCCTGCAGACACAATATCGTGAAAAAGGCTTCCAGAAATATTctaaattaatttcttttctCCTAGTGGCAGAGCAAAACAACGAGCTGCTAATGAAAAACCATGAATTACGCCCAACTGGCTTTGCTCCATCCCCTGAAGCAAAT AAGTGGGATCGGAAAAATGGTaacaaggaagagaaagaaaaaggtgaAAATGTGACTAATGTATGCTATTGTTGTGGAGGAAAAGGACATTGGTCTTGTGTGTGTCACACACAAAAGCATCTAGTTGATCTTTATCAGCAGTCCATAAAACAAAAGGGAAAGAAAGTAGAAACCAATCTTGTGTATAAAAATGGCGAAGGTGATTTTGATGATGGCAATGCAACCCACTTAGAAGTGGCTGATTTTCTTTCTACCCCTGAAGGAAATTATTAA